The Bacillus sp. Y1 genome has a window encoding:
- the ctaG gene encoding cytochrome c oxidase assembly factor CtaG, protein MALDIFGFRALWSPFFLILLLVILASYFLVTTKYRTLFQQSEALTRKQWISFASAMILLYVVKGSPIDLLGHIMFYVHMIQMAILYLVIPILFIYGIPPWVWRSVLSRPIIKPSFAFFTKPLIALILFNGVFSFYHVPNIFDIVKTDMWLHAIYTSVLFLLAICMWWPLVNELEEYETLNGLKKVGYIFADGILLTPACALIIFADTPMYSTFSDPNAWASALELCVPSTTLASLNLSGPEMFNSMSLLEDQQTGGVLMKVIQEVVYGVILAQVFFAWFKKEQTIDELPTSQTSLQPEPTK, encoded by the coding sequence TTGGCGCTTGATATATTTGGTTTTAGGGCATTATGGAGTCCATTTTTCCTTATTCTTTTACTTGTGATTTTAGCTAGCTATTTTCTCGTTACTACGAAGTACCGAACTCTTTTTCAACAATCTGAAGCATTAACGAGAAAACAATGGATCAGCTTTGCTTCAGCTATGATTCTCTTGTATGTGGTGAAGGGATCTCCCATTGATTTGCTAGGACATATAATGTTTTACGTTCATATGATCCAAATGGCAATTCTTTATTTAGTGATTCCTATTCTATTTATTTATGGAATTCCTCCATGGGTTTGGAGATCTGTACTATCTAGACCAATCATTAAACCATCGTTTGCATTTTTCACAAAACCACTAATTGCACTTATTCTTTTTAATGGAGTCTTCTCTTTTTACCACGTTCCTAATATTTTTGATATTGTAAAAACAGATATGTGGTTGCACGCCATTTATACTTCGGTACTATTTTTATTAGCGATTTGTATGTGGTGGCCACTAGTGAACGAGTTAGAAGAGTATGAAACATTAAACGGGTTAAAAAAGGTAGGTTATATTTTTGCTGATGGAATTTTGTTAACTCCAGCATGTGCATTAATTATCTTTGCAGATACACCAATGTATTCTACTTTTTCTGATCCGAACGCATGGGCAAGCGCACTTGAATTATGCGTTCCATCAACGACACTAGCTTCTTTAAATTTAAGTGGGCCAGAGATGTTTAATTCGATGTCGCTTCTTGAGGATCAACAAACGGGCGGAGTGTTAATGAAAGTAATCCAAGAGGTTGTGTACGGTGTGATCTTAGCACAGGTGTTCTTTGCTTGGTTCAAAAAGGAACAAACGATTGATGAATTACCTACAAGTCAAACTAGCCTTCAACCAGAACCTACTAAATAA
- a CDS encoding YugN family protein yields the protein MKFENVGLESVKADLNRLDEVMLDHGLVREGQWDYERVTYDRKFILKEGTFYLRVFGYAVEGDVGAHKATVQLMTPLLGKHYYPHGVEYGEGETFPKGLISQCEKLLNEVKVEVEKFAK from the coding sequence ATGAAGTTTGAAAATGTAGGCCTTGAGAGCGTAAAAGCGGATTTAAATCGTTTGGACGAAGTTATGCTTGATCATGGGTTAGTTCGTGAAGGACAATGGGATTATGAAAGAGTAACATACGACCGTAAGTTTATCCTAAAAGAAGGAACTTTCTACCTTCGTGTATTCGGATATGCTGTAGAAGGTGATGTTGGAGCACACAAAGCAACCGTTCAATTAATGACACCATTATTAGGTAAGCATTATTATCCACACGGTGTAGAATACGGTGAAGGTGAAACCTTTCCAAAAGGACTTATCAGCCAATGTGAAAAGCTTCTTAATGAAGTAAAAGTAGAAGTAGAAAAATTCGCTAAATAA
- a CDS encoding DUF420 domain-containing protein, with translation MEFTLPILPTISTTFIVLSGLTVAIGWWQIKQRKIEAHQKTMFLAAIFAIIFFVIYASRTIFIGNTAFGGPDDIKIYYTIFLIFHITLATVGAVLGIISLYTGYKKQLEKHRKLGPITSIVWFFTAITGVAVYLLLYVFYHGGETTSVIKAILGF, from the coding sequence ATGGAGTTCACATTACCTATTTTACCTACAATTAGTACTACCTTTATTGTGCTAAGTGGTCTAACTGTTGCAATTGGATGGTGGCAAATCAAGCAACGTAAAATAGAGGCCCATCAAAAAACGATGTTTTTAGCAGCAATATTCGCTATTATCTTCTTTGTCATCTATGCTAGCCGAACCATTTTTATTGGTAACACAGCGTTTGGTGGACCAGATGATATTAAAATTTACTATACAATTTTTTTGATCTTCCATATTACATTGGCGACGGTTGGAGCAGTATTAGGGATCATTTCGTTGTATACAGGCTATAAAAAGCAACTAGAAAAGCATAGAAAACTCGGACCAATCACAAGCATTGTTTGGTTTTTTACAGCTATTACAGGAGTAGCGGTTTACCTGCTATTATACGTTTTTTACCACGGTGGAGAAACTACTTCTGTTATCAAAGCAATCCTAGGGTTCTAA
- a CDS encoding GNAT family N-acetyltransferase, producing the protein MMEFVVLTEKDYEEAIKLSMYAFQYKVKEEDIPKRKQMLKSHDILAVKDGQKLVAKLHIIPFSIYINDKKFQMGGIAGVSTYPEYRRHGYVKQLITDALKHMNQKQQYISFLHPFDVHFYRRFGWELFADNKKVTIEKKDLVKLPSNQGKVLRDIPEHERGQIKRVYESFAASHSGMLVRTQEWWNDHVYSEDHMAAYVNDNGEYEGYIVYSVKNKELEVIEMITATHQAAIGLWNFICQHDSMVDKVVVTTSTHDLFPYYLKQPKQKTDVHPYFMARIVNVEEFLKSYSFQSTGDKVFIHVNDEYCSWNSGSYLLGDESITAFKEKEGSVCAYPPKVGLQMDIGTLSTLLLGYKTTEELYHLGEITGSLDDIKKLERKIPRLRPFFPDFF; encoded by the coding sequence ATGATGGAATTTGTTGTGTTAACAGAAAAAGATTATGAAGAAGCCATTAAATTGTCAATGTACGCTTTTCAATACAAGGTAAAGGAGGAAGATATACCTAAGAGAAAACAAATGTTAAAATCACACGATATTCTTGCAGTTAAAGATGGACAAAAGCTTGTTGCAAAATTACACATTATCCCATTTTCTATTTATATAAACGATAAAAAGTTTCAAATGGGGGGCATTGCTGGAGTTTCAACGTATCCAGAATACCGTCGGCACGGCTATGTGAAACAACTTATTACAGACGCCCTAAAACATATGAATCAGAAACAGCAATACATATCCTTTCTTCACCCTTTTGATGTTCACTTTTACCGTAGATTTGGTTGGGAGCTTTTTGCAGATAACAAAAAGGTAACGATTGAGAAAAAAGATTTGGTTAAGTTGCCTTCCAACCAAGGCAAAGTTTTAAGGGACATTCCGGAACATGAAAGAGGGCAAATTAAAAGAGTATATGAGTCTTTTGCGGCATCTCATAGCGGGATGCTTGTTCGTACACAAGAATGGTGGAACGACCATGTATACAGCGAGGATCATATGGCTGCGTATGTGAATGACAATGGTGAGTACGAAGGTTATATCGTATATTCAGTGAAAAATAAAGAGTTGGAAGTCATTGAAATGATTACTGCTACTCATCAGGCAGCGATTGGTCTGTGGAATTTTATCTGTCAACATGACTCCATGGTTGACAAGGTAGTGGTAACCACTTCGACTCATGATTTATTCCCATATTACCTAAAACAACCAAAACAAAAGACTGATGTCCACCCATACTTTATGGCTAGAATTGTTAATGTAGAAGAGTTTCTAAAATCCTACTCTTTTCAGTCAACTGGTGATAAAGTATTTATTCATGTGAATGATGAATACTGTAGTTGGAATAGTGGTTCGTATTTACTTGGCGATGAGTCTATAACTGCTTTTAAGGAGAAAGAAGGAAGTGTCTGTGCTTATCCACCTAAGGTAGGGTTGCAAATGGACATAGGAACATTGTCTACGCTTTTGTTAGGATACAAAACGACTGAAGAATTGTATCACCTTGGAGAAATTACAGGAAGTTTAGATGATATAAAAAAGTTAGAAAGGAAAATTCCAAGATTACGACCATTTTTTCCTGATTTCTTTTAA
- the cyoE gene encoding heme o synthase, with protein sequence MAGSRSISEATINGDDNGIEIPKTNAWKDFLALIKIGIVNSNLITTFTGLWLALHFGEKSFLSNLDIVFYTLIGSSLIIAGSCAINNYIDRDIDPLMERTKDRPTVTGNIQPRKVIIMGLTLITIGTIFLALTTITAVVIGLVGVFSYVVLYTMWSKRQLVSNTIIGSISGAVPPLIGWSAVDGDLSIMAWSLFLIMFAWQPPHFYALAMRRVEEYRAASIPMLPVVKGFETTKKHIILWIVALLPLPFLLTSLGIPFLILASALNVGWLVTGLYGYKKKDDMKWAKIMFVYSLQYLTILFVAMVIVTLI encoded by the coding sequence ATGGCGGGTTCAAGATCAATAAGTGAAGCAACGATAAACGGTGATGATAACGGCATTGAGATACCAAAGACAAATGCATGGAAGGATTTCCTTGCTTTGATTAAAATTGGTATCGTAAACTCCAACTTAATTACTACCTTTACTGGACTTTGGTTAGCGCTTCACTTTGGAGAGAAAAGCTTCTTATCAAATCTAGATATTGTTTTTTATACGTTAATTGGATCTTCGCTCATTATAGCAGGATCCTGTGCCATAAATAACTACATTGATAGAGATATTGATCCTCTAATGGAACGCACAAAGGATAGACCAACAGTAACGGGAAACATTCAGCCACGAAAAGTAATTATAATGGGGTTAACCCTTATTACAATAGGTACTATTTTTCTTGCGTTAACAACAATAACAGCTGTTGTTATCGGACTTGTAGGAGTGTTTAGCTATGTTGTACTTTATACGATGTGGTCTAAGCGCCAACTTGTTTCAAATACCATCATAGGAAGTATATCAGGTGCCGTACCACCACTGATTGGTTGGTCAGCGGTTGATGGGGATTTGAGTATCATGGCATGGAGTTTATTCTTAATTATGTTTGCATGGCAACCACCTCATTTTTATGCATTAGCGATGAGAAGGGTTGAAGAATATAGAGCTGCTAGCATTCCTATGTTACCAGTTGTAAAAGGATTTGAAACAACAAAAAAGCATATCATTTTATGGATTGTTGCGTTGTTGCCGCTTCCATTCTTACTGACTAGCTTAGGGATACCATTCCTAATTTTAGCGTCAGCATTAAATGTTGGATGGTTAGTTACTGGTTTATATGGCTATAAGAAAAAGGACGATATGAAATGGGCAAAGATCATGTTTGTCTATTCACTACAATATCTAACTATTCTTTTTGTAGCTATGGTAATTGTCACACTAATATAA
- a CDS encoding CBS domain-containing protein: MKTINELMTKEVECCTLLDNVYEVALKMKELNVGAIPIVDDDKLIGMITDRDIVVRGVAEKHPGSTKVEDIMSKQIITVSPETTARDAAELMAKHQIRRLPVTEGKKLVGIVALGDLAVEKITDYQAGKALSDISEHSSSDMH; encoded by the coding sequence ATGAAGACCATAAATGAATTGATGACTAAGGAAGTCGAATGTTGTACACTTCTTGATAATGTGTACGAGGTCGCACTTAAAATGAAAGAACTAAACGTAGGTGCGATTCCAATTGTTGATGATGATAAGTTAATCGGAATGATTACCGATCGTGATATTGTCGTTAGAGGTGTTGCTGAAAAACATCCTGGGTCGACGAAAGTAGAAGATATCATGAGTAAGCAGATCATAACTGTATCACCTGAAACAACTGCTAGAGACGCGGCTGAATTAATGGCCAAGCATCAAATTCGACGTCTTCCTGTAACAGAAGGAAAAAAACTAGTAGGAATAGTAGCACTAGGGGATTTGGCTGTTGAGAAGATCACCGACTATCAAGCCGGTAAAGCCCTATCTGACATTTCCGAACATTCTTCTTCTGACATGCATTAA
- a CDS encoding cytochrome (ubi)quinol oxidase subunit III: MHVEDKFTAETWPAAPEKQTLEGKNKFLGFWLFLGGETVLFASLFATYLALKDKVPNAEHALAKDLFELPLVFVATMLLLTSSLTSVYAMYHMKNFNFKKMQLWLGLTVLLGLAFLLLEIYEFNHYVHEFHHTFTSSAFGSAFYTLVGFHGGHVAFGLLWIVTLMVRNAKRGLDLYNAPKFYVASLYWHFIDVVWVFIFTVVYLMGMVG, translated from the coding sequence ATGCATGTAGAAGATAAGTTTACTGCTGAAACATGGCCTGCCGCACCTGAAAAGCAAACCCTTGAAGGAAAAAATAAATTTTTAGGCTTTTGGTTATTTCTGGGTGGAGAGACGGTTCTCTTTGCATCACTTTTTGCAACTTACTTAGCATTAAAGGATAAGGTTCCGAATGCTGAACACGCACTAGCAAAGGATCTTTTCGAATTGCCACTTGTATTTGTGGCAACGATGTTACTTTTAACTAGTTCGTTAACAAGTGTATATGCAATGTACCATATGAAAAACTTTAATTTCAAAAAGATGCAGCTATGGTTAGGTTTAACAGTGCTGCTAGGACTTGCGTTCTTGCTTCTTGAAATCTACGAGTTCAATCACTATGTACATGAGTTTCATCATACATTTACAAGTAGTGCATTTGGATCTGCTTTTTATACACTTGTTGGATTCCACGGAGGTCACGTTGCTTTCGGTCTTTTATGGATCGTCACGTTAATGGTAAGAAATGCAAAGCGTGGGTTAGATTTGTACAATGCTCCAAAGTTTTATGTTGCAAGTCTTTACTGGCACTTTATTGACGTGGTGTGGGTATTTATCTTCACGGTAGTATATTTAATGGGAATGGTGGGATAA
- a CDS encoding COX15/CtaA family protein, which translates to MNRALKWFSVLTTIGMLFILLGGALVTKTESGMGCGRSWPLCNGQLIPTDISLELIIELAHRVVSGVVGLMVLVLSIWSWKTIGHIRETKFLSALSFFFLVLQGLIGAAAVVWGQSDFVLALHFGISLISFAAVLLLTLLIFEIDKRFEAHKLIIDSRLRKHIIGVSVYSYVVVYTGALVRHVNASLVCRDWPFCLNNAIGLPTNFYEWVQMGHRFAAGLIFLWIGYITLLAYKHYKHEKVIVWGWTIAFILVSLQVMTGALIVFTQLNLTVALAHAFFISCLFGVLSYFILLVTRSKKNQIALNKKNNHSI; encoded by the coding sequence TTGAACAGAGCCTTGAAATGGTTTTCTGTCCTTACAACGATTGGTATGTTATTTATTTTATTAGGAGGAGCTCTTGTTACAAAAACAGAGTCTGGAATGGGTTGTGGTCGTTCTTGGCCTTTATGTAATGGTCAACTTATTCCAACTGACATATCACTTGAGTTAATTATTGAACTTGCTCACCGTGTTGTTTCAGGCGTTGTCGGCTTAATGGTATTGGTATTATCCATATGGTCTTGGAAAACGATTGGTCATATCCGAGAGACGAAATTTTTATCGGCATTATCTTTTTTCTTCCTCGTATTACAAGGATTAATCGGTGCTGCCGCTGTTGTTTGGGGCCAGTCAGATTTTGTACTAGCTTTACATTTTGGTATCTCTTTGATTTCATTCGCTGCTGTCTTACTTTTAACACTACTTATTTTTGAGATAGACAAGCGTTTTGAAGCTCATAAATTAATCATTGATTCACGTTTGCGAAAGCATATTATCGGAGTTAGCGTATACAGTTATGTAGTCGTTTACACTGGCGCTCTAGTAAGGCATGTGAATGCTAGCCTAGTATGTAGAGACTGGCCATTTTGTTTGAATAACGCAATAGGCTTACCCACAAACTTTTATGAATGGGTACAGATGGGACACAGATTTGCAGCTGGGTTAATTTTTCTTTGGATTGGATATATTACTCTATTAGCTTATAAGCATTACAAACATGAAAAGGTTATTGTTTGGGGTTGGACGATAGCATTTATTCTTGTATCACTCCAAGTAATGACTGGAGCCTTAATCGTTTTTACTCAACTTAACTTAACGGTCGCCTTAGCTCACGCGTTTTTTATCTCTTGCTTATTCGGAGTATTAAGCTACTTTATCCTCCTCGTTACTCGAAGTAAAAAGAATCAGATTGCTCTTAACAAGAAAAATAATCATTCCATATAA
- the coxB gene encoding cytochrome c oxidase subunit II has protein sequence MKRLAKWRMISMFAIITLLLSGCGEPFLSTLQPAGEVAKEQFDLMMLSVAIMVGVIIVVTLIFAIVVVKFRRRDNSIPKQVEGSHKLEIIWTVIPIILLLILAVPTVASTFKFADVSEMDKKNEEGKTDALVINVRANLYWWEFEYPNEEIITSQDLVVPTGQKVYFNLKASDVKHSFWIPAVGGKMDTNTDNVNRFYLQFDEQKANEAGDLFYGKCAELCGPSHALMDFKVKAISPDEFDKWVADMQSVKEPETAETPLAQQGQEVFNNSCIGCHAVTPATGAPEAARLGPNLTNFGERSRIAGVLDHTEEELKNWISDPEAYKPGNKMTNAYNKLTPEELDAVAEYLMNLKVQD, from the coding sequence ATGAAAAGGCTTGCGAAATGGCGAATGATTTCAATGTTTGCAATCATAACGCTACTGCTTTCCGGATGTGGTGAACCGTTCTTGTCAACGTTACAGCCAGCCGGTGAGGTTGCTAAAGAGCAATTTGATTTAATGATGTTATCCGTGGCGATAATGGTAGGGGTAATTATCGTCGTAACCTTGATCTTCGCGATCGTGGTTGTAAAATTCCGCCGCAGGGATAATAGCATTCCAAAACAGGTGGAAGGTAGTCATAAGCTAGAAATCATTTGGACTGTTATCCCAATTATTCTACTTCTTATTCTTGCTGTTCCAACAGTAGCTTCTACATTTAAGTTTGCGGATGTATCAGAGATGGATAAGAAAAATGAAGAGGGTAAAACGGATGCACTAGTAATTAATGTCCGAGCTAACCTTTATTGGTGGGAATTCGAGTATCCAAACGAAGAAATTATTACGAGTCAGGACCTTGTTGTTCCTACAGGACAAAAGGTGTACTTTAACTTAAAGGCATCTGATGTAAAGCACTCTTTCTGGATTCCTGCTGTTGGTGGGAAAATGGATACAAACACTGACAACGTGAACAGATTTTATTTGCAATTCGATGAACAAAAAGCAAACGAAGCTGGAGATTTATTTTACGGGAAATGTGCGGAGCTTTGCGGACCTTCTCACGCTCTAATGGACTTTAAAGTTAAAGCGATTTCACCAGATGAGTTTGACAAGTGGGTTGCCGATATGCAATCTGTCAAAGAACCTGAAACGGCTGAAACGCCTCTAGCTCAACAAGGTCAAGAAGTCTTTAATAACAGCTGTATTGGATGTCATGCTGTAACACCAGCTACTGGTGCTCCAGAAGCTGCTCGTCTTGGACCAAATTTAACGAACTTTGGTGAAAGATCACGTATTGCAGGTGTATTAGACCATACAGAAGAAGAGCTTAAAAACTGGATTTCTGATCCTGAAGCGTATAAGCCAGGGAACAAAATGACAAATGCATACAACAAATTAACTCCAGAAGAATTAGATGCTGTAGCAGAATACTTAATGAACTTAAAGGTACAGGATTAA
- the ctaD gene encoding cytochrome c oxidase subunit I — translation MSTYAQKKGFGATVWDYLTTVDHKKIAILYLIAGGLFFVLGGLEAMFIRIQLAVPNNDFVSAGLYNEILTMHGTTMIFLAAMPLLFGFMNAIMPLQIGARDVAFPFVNALGFWLFFFGGIFLNLSWFLGGAPDAGWTSYASLSMASEGHGIDFYALGLQISGAGTLMGGINFLVTIINMRAPGMTYMRMPLFTWSTFVASALILFAFPPLTVGLFLMIFDRMFGSNFFDVANGGNTVIWEHLFWIFGHPEVYILVLPAFGIFSEIFATFSRKRLFGYSSMVFATVLIGFLGFMVWAHHMFTTGLGPIANAIFAVATMAIAVPTGIKIFNWLFTMWGGSIKFTTPMLYAVAFIPSFVGGGVTGVMLASAAADYQYHDSYFVVAHFHYVIVGGVVFGLLAATHFYWPKMFGTMLNETLGKITFWLFLIGFHLTFFIQHFLGLMGMPRRIFTFLPNQGLDAGNLISTIGAFFMAIATLILLINIVITSVKNQKVGNDPWEDGRTLEWAIPSPPPFYNFKQLPLVRGLDPLWIEKMEGKNGMTPAEPLGDIHMPNNSFNPFMISLGLFVAAFGALYREDYNWGVMVLIAGMGITLLSMFVRSVKDDHGFHIHKEDLLNDDDKGGKA, via the coding sequence GTGAGTACCTATGCTCAGAAAAAGGGGTTCGGAGCGACTGTATGGGATTACTTAACTACAGTAGACCATAAAAAGATCGCTATCCTTTACTTAATTGCAGGTGGACTATTCTTTGTTTTAGGTGGTCTAGAAGCAATGTTTATTCGTATCCAGCTTGCAGTACCAAACAATGATTTTGTAAGCGCTGGATTATATAACGAAATTCTAACGATGCATGGAACAACAATGATTTTCTTAGCAGCCATGCCTCTGTTATTTGGTTTTATGAATGCCATAATGCCATTACAAATCGGAGCACGTGACGTTGCGTTTCCATTTGTGAATGCACTTGGATTTTGGTTATTCTTTTTTGGTGGTATTTTCTTAAACCTATCTTGGTTTTTAGGAGGAGCGCCAGATGCTGGTTGGACTTCATATGCATCTCTATCGATGGCATCGGAAGGACACGGAATTGATTTCTATGCACTAGGATTACAGATATCTGGTGCGGGTACGTTAATGGGGGGGATTAACTTCCTAGTAACGATTATCAATATGCGTGCTCCTGGGATGACTTACATGAGAATGCCATTGTTTACATGGTCTACATTCGTGGCATCAGCACTTATTTTATTTGCATTTCCTCCACTTACAGTGGGACTATTCTTGATGATTTTTGACCGTATGTTCGGTTCAAACTTCTTTGATGTTGCAAATGGTGGGAATACTGTCATTTGGGAGCATTTATTCTGGATCTTCGGACACCCAGAGGTTTATATTTTAGTCTTACCGGCTTTCGGTATTTTCTCGGAAATTTTTGCTACTTTTTCGAGAAAACGTCTGTTTGGATACTCATCTATGGTGTTTGCTACCGTTCTTATTGGATTCTTAGGATTCATGGTTTGGGCTCACCATATGTTTACAACTGGATTAGGTCCAATTGCTAATGCAATCTTTGCTGTTGCAACGATGGCAATTGCTGTTCCTACTGGAATTAAAATCTTTAACTGGCTCTTCACGATGTGGGGAGGAAGCATCAAGTTCACAACACCTATGCTTTATGCAGTTGCATTTATTCCATCTTTCGTAGGTGGTGGTGTAACAGGGGTTATGCTTGCTTCAGCTGCAGCTGATTATCAATACCATGATTCCTATTTCGTAGTTGCCCATTTCCACTATGTTATCGTTGGTGGAGTTGTATTTGGTCTTTTAGCAGCGACACATTTCTATTGGCCAAAAATGTTTGGAACAATGTTAAACGAAACATTAGGAAAAATCACTTTCTGGTTATTCTTAATTGGATTCCACTTAACATTCTTTATCCAGCATTTCCTAGGATTAATGGGGATGCCAAGACGTATTTTCACATTCTTACCTAACCAAGGCTTGGATGCTGGGAACTTAATTAGTACGATTGGTGCATTCTTTATGGCGATTGCTACATTAATTCTGTTAATTAACATTGTGATAACAAGCGTGAAAAATCAAAAGGTTGGAAATGATCCTTGGGAAGATGGACGTACACTTGAGTGGGCAATTCCGTCACCGCCACCTTTCTACAACTTTAAACAGCTTCCGCTTGTTCGTGGATTAGATCCACTATGGATTGAAAAAATGGAAGGCAAAAATGGTATGACACCGGCTGAGCCGCTTGGTGACATCCATATGCCAAACAATTCATTTAACCCATTTATGATTTCACTTGGATTATTTGTGGCCGCATTTGGTGCACTTTACCGTGAAGATTATAATTGGGGTGTAATGGTTCTTATCGCAGGTATGGGCATTACGCTATTATCAATGTTCGTACGTTCTGTTAAGGATGATCATGGCTTCCATATTCACAAGGAAGATCTATTAAACGATGATGATAAGGGGGGGAAGGCATAA
- the ctaF gene encoding cytochrome c oxidase subunit IVB: MASEQTHSGNPKVDIEYRKKKSAEEMRYQIVSFSMMIFLTFVAFIAVGYGDFSAWFIVPFILLLAVVQVVFQLYYFMHMSHKGHEAPALFLYSGLLVGLITILAFMTIIWW, encoded by the coding sequence ATGGCAAGTGAACAAACACATTCAGGTAACCCTAAAGTAGACATTGAATATCGTAAAAAGAAAAGTGCAGAGGAAATGCGCTATCAAATCGTATCATTTTCTATGATGATCTTTTTGACTTTTGTAGCATTTATTGCTGTAGGCTATGGTGATTTTTCGGCATGGTTTATCGTTCCTTTCATTCTTTTGCTAGCTGTCGTGCAAGTAGTCTTTCAATTATATTACTTCATGCATATGAGTCATAAGGGACATGAAGCGCCAGCGCTTTTCCTATATTCAGGTTTATTAGTTGGGTTAATAACAATATTAGCTTTTATGACCATTATTTGGTGGTAA
- the ytvI gene encoding sporulation integral membrane protein YtvI, protein MLLSFFKKRYFLIILGVCIAALLLYLILPVSIPLITAFITALFLEPLVRMLQNRTKLNQKVSVLIVFLGFLLFVGVSGYFIVTKVITEAIQVVENAPQLINEINRAWLDTEEKLTSAAKELPKEVVDGISSQIQTFLNGTKNDLVAYLNIDNVRSLLTNIPSYLVSFLVYLIALFLFLLDLPRLKISLYSHLTEKTADKVNFMTSRLSFVVIGFVKAQFLVSVLIFLVTLIGLFIITPKLALLMATIIWIIDFIPIIGSIVIMAPWALFHFITGDVVLGTKLAILAVILLIIRRTVEPKVMGTHIGLSPLSTLIAMYLGLKLLGILGFIIGPLLLIAFNSAKEAGIIKLNFKI, encoded by the coding sequence TTGTTACTAAGCTTTTTTAAGAAACGTTATTTTTTAATTATTCTAGGTGTCTGTATAGCAGCCCTTTTGTTATATCTTATCCTGCCTGTTTCTATCCCTTTGATTACTGCATTTATAACTGCCTTATTTCTCGAACCGCTCGTACGAATGTTACAAAATCGTACCAAACTTAATCAGAAAGTATCTGTCTTAATTGTATTTTTGGGCTTTTTACTCTTTGTTGGGGTTAGCGGCTACTTCATTGTTACAAAGGTAATCACAGAAGCCATTCAAGTAGTTGAAAACGCTCCTCAGCTAATAAATGAAATTAATCGAGCTTGGTTAGATACAGAGGAGAAATTAACCTCAGCAGCAAAGGAATTACCGAAGGAAGTAGTAGATGGAATTAGCAGCCAAATACAAACTTTTCTTAATGGAACGAAAAACGATTTAGTAGCTTACTTAAACATCGATAATGTCCGGTCATTACTTACTAATATCCCTAGCTATCTTGTCAGTTTTTTAGTGTATTTGATCGCTCTATTTCTTTTCCTATTAGATTTACCAAGGTTAAAAATTTCTTTATACAGTCATTTAACCGAGAAAACAGCTGATAAAGTTAATTTTATGACCTCTCGTCTATCCTTTGTTGTAATAGGCTTTGTTAAGGCTCAATTTCTTGTTTCTGTACTCATTTTTTTAGTTACATTAATTGGGCTATTCATTATCACTCCAAAACTAGCTTTATTAATGGCCACCATCATTTGGATTATTGATTTTATCCCAATCATTGGGTCTATTGTGATCATGGCACCATGGGCTTTATTTCATTTCATTACCGGTGATGTAGTCTTAGGTACAAAACTAGCTATTTTAGCAGTTATATTGTTAATTATTCGTCGCACGGTCGAACCGAAAGTGATGGGGACACATATTGGCCTCTCACCTTTGTCTACTTTAATTGCGATGTACCTTGGTCTGAAGTTGCTCGGAATACTAGGATTTATTATTGGCCCTTTACTACTAATTGCATTCAATTCGGCAAAAGAAGCCGGAATAATTAAGCTGAATTTTAAAATTTAA